A portion of the Lolium rigidum isolate FL_2022 chromosome 1, APGP_CSIRO_Lrig_0.1, whole genome shotgun sequence genome contains these proteins:
- the LOC124704931 gene encoding pentatricopeptide repeat-containing protein At5g16420, mitochondrial-like: MPVRRWTAPPHLARAFSAAVPAARTTVPLAHLAHLPSSLPPPSHCTVTPPVQPWPRRLTPRSFSRLIVRLPTPELAVLAFRHALFHASPPLPPSIPVFAAVLSRLPGASPGLLPPVLSALRAARLPPFSDRAFLPLLRALPPLPSLRLFLSLPSFNSHPSVRSFNALLHSLVAARRLRLAAALFRAAPTKLFITPDLVSCNILLKGLVRVGDLDAALKVLDEMPGWGIVPDVVTYTTVLSAYCAKGDLKGAQKLFDDIIASGRRPDVTMYTVLVDGYCRTGKIQDAARIMDEMEASGMQPNEVTYSVVIEACCKEGKSAEACNLTREMLGAGYTPGTPLAAKVVDVLCQDGKAGEAYQMWRWMVKKNVPPDNTITSTLIYWLCKSGMAQEARKLFDELEKGFKPSLLTYNSLISGLCENGELQEAGQVWDDMVERRYEPNALTYEALIKGFCKIGKPNEGVAVFTEMVTKGCTPSKFIYQVLVDSLSEPIHDDIVGKILETAALSGRDFLDGDSWEIFIRKVLNASDTWNKHLNLVLDT; the protein is encoded by the coding sequence ATGCCGGTGCGACGCTGGACGGCGCCGCCGCATCTCGCCCGCGCCTTCTCCGCCGCGGTGCCGGCGGCCAGGACCACCGTGCCGCTCGCCCACCTCGCGCACCTCCCTTCCTCCCTCCCACCGCCGTCCCACTGCACCGTCACCCCTCCcgtccagccctggccgcgccgcctcacgCCGCGGAGCTTCTCCCGCCTCATCGTCCGCCTGCCCACGCCGGAGCTCGCCGTGCTCGCCTTCCGCCACGCGCTCTTCCAcgccagccctcccctccctccctccatcCCCGTCTTCGCGGCCGTCCTCTCCCGCCTCCCCGGCGCGTCGCCGGGCCTCCTGCCGCCCGTCCTCTCcgccctccgcgccgcccgcctcccgcccttcTCCGACCGCGCCTTCCTGCCCCTCCTCCGCGCGCTCCCGCCGCTCCCCTccctccgcctcttcctctccctcccgTCCTTCAACTCCCACCCCTCCGTCCGCTCCTTCAACGCGCTCCTCCACTCCCTcgtcgccgcgcgccgcctccgcctcgccgccgccctcttccgcgccgcgcccaccaagctcttcatcacgcccGACCTCGTCTCCTGCAACATCCTGCTCAAGGGCCTCGTCCGTGTCGGCGACCTCGACGCCGCCCTCAAGGTCCTCGACGAAATGCCCGGGTGGGGGATCGTCCCCGACGTCGTCACCTACACAACCGTCCTCTCTGCCTACTGCGCCAAGGGGGATCTCAAGGGTGCGCAGAAGCTATTCGATGATATAATCGCCAGTGGGCGTAGGCCAGATGTTACGATGTACACCGTGCTCGTCGATGGGTACTGCCGGACCGGGAAGATACAGGATGCAGCTAGGATCATGGATGAGATGGAGGCATCTGGGATGCAGCCGAATGAGGTTACATATTCAGTTGTGATCGAGGCATGCTGCAAGGAGGGGAAATCTGCCGAGGCGTGCAATTTAACGCGCGAGATGCTTGGGGCAGGATACACGCCAGGCACACCACTAGCTGCTAAGGTGGTCGATGTGCTCTGCCAGGACGGAAAGGCAGGGGAGGCGTACCAGATGTGGAGATGGATGGTGAAGAAGAACGTGCCGCCTGATAACACGATCACGAGCACATTGATCTACTGGTTATGCAAGAGTGGAATGGCTCAGGAGGCAAGGAAGCTGTTTGACGAGCTCGAGAAGGGGTTCAAGCCAAGCTTACTGACTTATAACTCACTTATTTCCGGTTTATGTGAAAATGGGGAGTTGCAGGAGGCTGGTCAGGTTTGGGATGACATGGTTGAACGGAGATATGAACCAAATGCCTTGACCTATGAGGCTTTGATCAAGGGGTTTTGCAAAATTGGGAAGCCAAATGAAGGGGTGGCAGTATTTACAGAGATGGTGACAAAAGGGTGCACCCCAAGTAAATTTATTTATCAAGTTTTAGTCGATAGCCTATCTGAGCCAATACATGATGATATTGTTGGCAAAATTCTTGAGACTGCGGCTTTAAGTGGTCGGGATTTCTTGGATGGTGATTCTTGGGAAATCTTTATCAGGAAAGTGTTGAATGCAAGTGATACTTGGAACAAGCATCTAAATTTAGTGCTAGATACATAA
- the LOC124685013 gene encoding oligopeptide transporter 7-like has product MASASSRHERQGREEGNEEEEELEEHHITAPLLVGAHEASSSSSPPEPDEENSPIEQVALTVPVGDDPDTPVLTFRMWVLGTASCFVLSFLNQFFWYRKEPLTITAISAQIAVVPLGRLMAATLPERAFFRGRRWEFTLNPGPFNVKEHVLITIFANAGAGTVYAIHVVTAVRVFYGKQLTFFVSLLVVLTTQVLGFGWAGIFRRYLVEPAAMWWPSNLVQVSLFRALHEKESRSKGGFTRSQFFLVAFICSFVYYIFPGYLFQMLTSLSWICWVFPNSVLAQQLGSGLYGLGIGSIGLDWASVSSYLGSPLASPWFATANLAAGFFIIMYVITPIAYWFNFYKAQNFPIFSDGLFTEAGQKYNITSIIDSQFHFDTMAYEKNGPLYLSTFFAITYGVGFASLTATIVHVLLFHGSEIWQLSRSAFKEKRVDVHTKLMRRYKQVPEWWFICILIANIAITVFACEYYIEQLQLPWWGVLLACAIAFFFTLPIGIITATTNQTPGLNIITEYIMGYLYPGRPVANMCFKVYGYISMSQALTFLQDFKLGHYMKIPPRTMFMAQVVGTLIAAFVYLGTAWWLMDTIPNICDTELLPAGSPWTCPGDHVFYDASVIWGLISPRRIFGDLGSYSAVNWFFLGGAIAPLLVWFAHKAFPRQSWILLINMPILIGSTGQMPPATAVNYITWILVGFLSGYVVYRYRRDWWERHNYLLSGALDAGLAFMAVLIYLCLGLENINLNWWGNELDGCPLASCPTAKGIVVEGCPVYN; this is encoded by the exons ATggcgtccgcctcctcccgccACGAGCGGCAAGGCCGGGAGGAAGgaaacgaagaagaggaggagctcgaggagcACCATATCACTGCCCCGCTCCTCGTGGGCGCGCACgaggcgtcgtcgtcgtcttcgccgCCGGAGCCCGACGAGGAGAACTCGCCGATCGAGCAGGTGGCGCTGACGGTGCCCGTCGGCGACGACCCGGACACGCCCGTGCTCACCTTCCGGATGTGGGTGCTCGGCACGGCGTCCTGCTTCGTGCTCTCCTTcctcaaccagttcttctggtACCGCAAGGAGCCGCTcaccatcaccgccatctccgccCAGATCGCCGTCGTCCCGCTCGGCAGGCTCATGGCGGCCACGCTCCCCGAGCGCGCCTTCTTCCGCGGCCGGCGGTGGGAGTTCACCCTCAACCCGGGGCCCTTCAACGTGAAGGAGCACGTGCTCATCACCATCTTCGCCAACGCGGGCGCGGGAACCGTCTACGCCATCCACGTCGTCACCGCCGTCCGCGTCTTCTACGGCAAGCAGCTCACGTTCTTCGtctccctcctcgtcgtcctcaccaCGCAGGTGCTCGGCTTCGGGTGGGCGGGCATATTCCGGCGGTACCTCGTGGAGCCGGCGGCCATGTGGTGGCCGTCCAACCTCGTGCAGGTCTCCCTCTTCAG GGCACTTCACGAGAAGGAAAGTCGAAGCAAAGGCGGCTTCACACGCAGCCAGTTCTTCCTGGTGGCGTTCATCTGCAGCTTCGTGTACTACATCTTCCCAGGCTACCTGTTCCAGATGCTCACTTCCCTCTCCTGGATTTGCTGGGTGTTCCCCAACTCCGTGCTCGCCCAGCAGCTCGGCTCAGGTCTATACGGCCTCGGCATCGGTTCGATCGGTCTCGACTGGGCATCTGTTTCCTCGTACCTCGGGAGCCCTCTTGCCAGCCCCTGGTTCGCCACAGCAAACCTTGCTGcaggcttcttcatcatcatgtatgtgatcACACCCATTGCATACTGGTTTAATTTCTACAAGGCGCAGAACTTCCCCATCTTCTCCGATGGGCTCTTCACTGAGGCTGGGCAAAAGtacaatatcacaagcatcatagaCTCCCAGTTCCATTTTGACACAATGGCGTACGAGAAGAATGGTCCACTGTACCTCAGCACTTTCTTCGCTATTACATATGGTGTCGGCTTCGCATCCCTTACCGCGACAATCGTTCATGTCCTCCTCTTCCACGGAAG TGAAATTTGGCAGTTAAGTAGGTCAGCTTTCAAAGAGAAGAGGGTGGATGTACACACAAAACTTATGAGGAGATATAAGCAGGTCCCTGAGTGGTGGTTCATCTGCATCCTTATTGCTAACATTGCCATCACCGTATTTGCTTGTGAATACTACATCGAGCAACTCCAGTTGCCCTGGTGGGGTGTATTACTTGCATGTGCCATTGCCTTTTTCTTTACCCTCCCAATTGGAATTATCACAGCAACTACAAACCAG ACTCCGGGGTTGAACATCATCACAGAATATATAATGGGGTACTTGTATCCTGGACGGCCTGTCGCAAATATGTGCTTCAAGGTATATGGCTACATCAGCATGAGCCAAGCTCTGACATTTTTGCAAGATTTTAAGTTGGGccactacatgaagattccaccaAGGACCATGTTCATGGCTCAG GTGGTCGGAACTCTGATTGCAGCATTTGTGTACCTTGGAACAGCATGGTGGTTGATGGACACAATCCCCAACATTTGCGACACTGAGCTCCTCCCAGCAGGCAGCCCTTGGACCTGCCCTGGTGATCATGTGTTCTATGATGCATCAGTCATTTGGGGTCTTATTAGCCCACGCCGAATATTTGGGGACTTGGGATCTTACTCGGCTGTGAACTGGTTCTTCTTGGGGGGAGCCATTGCCCCACTCCTGGTCTGGTTTGCGCACAAGGCATTCCCACGCCAGAGTTGGATCTTACTTATCAACATGCCCATCTTGATAGGTAGCACCGGCCAGATGCCACCAGCTACCGCAGTCAACTACATCACATGGATATTAGTTGGATTTCTGTCAGGTTATGTGGTCTATAGATATCGACGAGACTGGTGGGAGCGACACAATTATTTGCTTTCAGGTGCACTGGATGCTGGTTTGGCTTTCATGGCCGTCCTAATTTACTTATGCCTGGGCTTGGAGAACATCAATTTGAATTGGTGGGGCAATGAATTGGATGGATGCCCCCTTGCCTCTTGCCCCACTGCTAAGGGTATAGTTGTCGAGGGGTGCCCAGTGTACAATTGA
- the LOC124668471 gene encoding succinate dehydrogenase subunit 8A, mitochondrial-like — protein sequence MIYRNWSLLSSTVVICGSVATAGLAGIFLFGGKEKFQGYLSREGERLRQQDRAMMGKN from the exons ATGATCTACCGCAACTGGTCCCTGCTCTCGTCCACAGTGGTCATCTGCGGCAGCGTCGCCACCGCCGGCCTCGCCGGGATCTTCCTCTTCGGCGGCAAG GAAAAGTTCCAGGGCTATCTTTCCCGTGAAGGTGAGAGGCTGAGGCAGCAGGACAGAGCCATGATGGGCAAGAACTAG